A single window of Balaenoptera ricei isolate mBalRic1 chromosome 15, mBalRic1.hap2, whole genome shotgun sequence DNA harbors:
- the SPO11 gene encoding meiotic recombination protein SPO11 isoform X2: protein MAFAPRGPEASFFQVLDQHRASLLAALRKGGGEPAGGGMHLASRFEDSVGLHMVSHCTTRKIKSDSPKSVKNFALILKILSMIYKLVQSNTYATKRDIYYTDSQLFGNQTVVDNIINDISCMLKVPRRSLHILSTSKGLIAGNLRYIEEDGTKVNCACATAVAVPSNIQGIRNLITDAKFLLIVEKDATFQRLLDDNFCTKMSPCIMVTGKGVPDLNTRLLVKKLWDTFHIPIFTLVDADPHGIEIMCIYKYGSMAMSFEAHNLTVPAIRWLGLLPSDIKRLNIPKGTLIPLTKQDQMKLDSILKRPYITCQPFWRKEMEIMADSKMKAEIQALTFLSSDYLSRVYLPNKLKFGGWI, encoded by the exons ATGGCCTTTGCACCCAGGGGTCCTGAGGCCTCGTTCTTCCAGGTTTTGGAccagcacagggcttccctgctggccgCCCTGAGGAAAGGCGGCGGGGAGCCCGCTGGCGGGGGGATGCACCTGGCCTCTAG GTTTGAAGATTCTGTGGGTCTTcacatggtatctcattgtaccACAAGAAAAATCAAAAGTGATTCACCAAAATCAGTTAAAAATTTTG CGctaattcttaaaatattgtcCATGATTTATAAATTAGTACAGAGCAACACTTACGCAACCAAACG agACATATATTACACCGACAGCCAACTCTTTGGTAACCAGACTGTTGTGGACAATATTATCAATGATATTTCCTGTATGTTAAAAGTGCCGAGGAGAAGTCTGCATATA TTATCTACATCAAAAGGTTTAATTGCTGGCAATTTAAGGTATATCGAGGAAGATGGCACCAAGGTGAATTGTGCATGTGCAACA GCTGTTGCTGTGCCATCTAATATTCAAGGAATTCGGA ATTTAATTACAGATGCAAAATTTCTATTAATTGTAGAAAAAGATGCGACATTTCAGCGGCTCCTAGATGACAATTTTTGCACCAAAATGTCTCCGTGCATCATGGTTACG GGAAAGGGAGTACCTGATCTGAACACAAGACTTTTAGTCAAGAAGCTGTGGGATACATTTCACATTCCTATTTTCACTCTTGTAGATGCTGATCCTCATG GCATAGAAATAATGTGTATCTATAAGTATGGATCTATG GCTATGTCTTTTGAAGCCCATAATCTCACAGTTCCGGCTATTAGATGGCTTGGTCTCCTCCCTTCTGATATCAAAAG attaaatATACCTAAAGGTACTTTAATTCCACTGACAAAACAGGACCAAATGAAACTTGACAGTATCCTGAAGAGACCTTATATTACTTGCCAACCATTTTGGAGAAAAGAA ATGGAAATAATGGCAGACTCTAAAATGAAGGCAGAAATTCAAGCTTTGACCTTCCTATCATCAGATTATCTTTCCAGAGTGTACTTACCCAACAAATTAAAATTTGGAGgatggatataa
- the SPO11 gene encoding meiotic recombination protein SPO11 isoform X1 has protein sequence MAFAPRGPEASFFQVLDQHRASLLAALRKGGGEPAGGGMHLASSSEVLASIENVIQDIITSLARNEAPAFTIDNRSSWENIKFEDSVGLHMVSHCTTRKIKSDSPKSVKNFALILKILSMIYKLVQSNTYATKRDIYYTDSQLFGNQTVVDNIINDISCMLKVPRRSLHILSTSKGLIAGNLRYIEEDGTKVNCACATAVAVPSNIQGIRNLITDAKFLLIVEKDATFQRLLDDNFCTKMSPCIMVTGKGVPDLNTRLLVKKLWDTFHIPIFTLVDADPHGIEIMCIYKYGSMAMSFEAHNLTVPAIRWLGLLPSDIKRLNIPKGTLIPLTKQDQMKLDSILKRPYITCQPFWRKEMEIMADSKMKAEIQALTFLSSDYLSRVYLPNKLKFGGWI, from the exons ATGGCCTTTGCACCCAGGGGTCCTGAGGCCTCGTTCTTCCAGGTTTTGGAccagcacagggcttccctgctggccgCCCTGAGGAAAGGCGGCGGGGAGCCCGCTGGCGGGGGGATGCACCTGGCCTCTAG TTCTGAGGTTCTTGCATCTATAGAAAATGTTATCCAAGACATAATCACAAGCTTGGCAAGAAATGAAGCACCTGCATTCACAATAGACAACAGATCAAGCTGGGAGAATATAAA GTTTGAAGATTCTGTGGGTCTTcacatggtatctcattgtaccACAAGAAAAATCAAAAGTGATTCACCAAAATCAGTTAAAAATTTTG CGctaattcttaaaatattgtcCATGATTTATAAATTAGTACAGAGCAACACTTACGCAACCAAACG agACATATATTACACCGACAGCCAACTCTTTGGTAACCAGACTGTTGTGGACAATATTATCAATGATATTTCCTGTATGTTAAAAGTGCCGAGGAGAAGTCTGCATATA TTATCTACATCAAAAGGTTTAATTGCTGGCAATTTAAGGTATATCGAGGAAGATGGCACCAAGGTGAATTGTGCATGTGCAACA GCTGTTGCTGTGCCATCTAATATTCAAGGAATTCGGA ATTTAATTACAGATGCAAAATTTCTATTAATTGTAGAAAAAGATGCGACATTTCAGCGGCTCCTAGATGACAATTTTTGCACCAAAATGTCTCCGTGCATCATGGTTACG GGAAAGGGAGTACCTGATCTGAACACAAGACTTTTAGTCAAGAAGCTGTGGGATACATTTCACATTCCTATTTTCACTCTTGTAGATGCTGATCCTCATG GCATAGAAATAATGTGTATCTATAAGTATGGATCTATG GCTATGTCTTTTGAAGCCCATAATCTCACAGTTCCGGCTATTAGATGGCTTGGTCTCCTCCCTTCTGATATCAAAAG attaaatATACCTAAAGGTACTTTAATTCCACTGACAAAACAGGACCAAATGAAACTTGACAGTATCCTGAAGAGACCTTATATTACTTGCCAACCATTTTGGAGAAAAGAA ATGGAAATAATGGCAGACTCTAAAATGAAGGCAGAAATTCAAGCTTTGACCTTCCTATCATCAGATTATCTTTCCAGAGTGTACTTACCCAACAAATTAAAATTTGGAGgatggatataa